Proteins encoded by one window of Papio anubis isolate 15944 chromosome 7, Panubis1.0, whole genome shotgun sequence:
- the NR2F2 gene encoding COUP transcription factor 2 isoform X2, with the protein MQAVWDLEQGKYGFAVQRGRMPPTQPTHGQFALTNGDPLNCHSYLSGYISLLLRAEPYPTSRFGSQCMQPNNIMGIENICELAARMLFSAVEWARNIPFFPDLQITDQVALLRLTWSELFVLNAAQCSMPLHVAPLLAAAGLHASPMSADRVVAFMDHIRIFQEQVEKLKALHVDSAEYSCLKAIVLFTSDACGLSDVAHVESLQEKSQCALEEYVRSQYPNQPTRFGKLLLRLPSLRTVSSSVIEQLFFVRLVGKTPIETLIRDMLLSGSSFNWPYMAIQ; encoded by the exons ATGCAAGCGGTTTGGGATCTTGAACAAGGCAAATATGGTTTTG CGGTGCAGAGGGGCAGGATGCCGCCGACCCAGCCGACCCACGGGCAGTTCGCGCTGACCAACGGGGACCCCCTCAACTGCCACTCGTACCTGTCCGGATATATTTCCTTGCTGTTGCGCGCCGAGCCCTATCCCACGTCGCGCTTCGGCAGCCAATGCATGCAGCCCAACAACATCATGGGTATCGAGAACATTTGCGAACTGGCCGCCAGGATGCTCTTCAGCGCCGTCGAGTGGGCCCGGAACATCCCCTTCTTCCCCGACCTGCAGATCACGGACCAGGTGGCCCTGCTTCGCCTCACCTGGAGCGAGCTGTTTGTGTTGAATGCGGCGCAGTGCTCCATGCCCCTCCATGTCGCCCCGCTCCTGGCCGCCGCCGGCCTGCATGCTTCGCCCATGTCCGCCGACCGGGTGGTCGCCTTTATGGACCACATACGGATCTTCCAAGAGCAAGTGGAGAAGCTCAAGGCGCTGCACGTTGACTCAGCCGAGTACAGCTGCCTCAAGGCCATAGTCCTGTTCACCTCAG ATGCCTGTGGTCTCTCTGATGTAGCCCATGTGGAAAGCTTGCAGGAAAAGTCTCAGTGTGCTTTGGAAGAATACGTTAGGAGCCAGTACCCCAACCAGCCGACGCGATTCGGAAAGCTTTTGCTTCGCCTCCCTTCCCTCCGCACCGTCTCCTCCTCAGTCATAGAGCAATTGTTTTTCGTCCGTTTGGTAGGTAAAACCCCCATCGAAACCCTCATCCGGGATATGTTACTGTCCGGCAGCAGTTTTAACTGGCCGTATATGgcaattcaataa
- the NR2F2 gene encoding COUP transcription factor 2 isoform X1, with product MAMVVSTWRDPQDEVPGSQGSQASQAPPVPGPPPGAPHTPQTPGQGGPASTPAQTAAGGQGGPGGPGSDKQQQQQHIECVVCGDKSSGKHYGQFTCEGCKSFFKRSVRRNLSYTCRANRNCPIDQHHRNQCQYCRLKKCLKVGMRREAVQRGRMPPTQPTHGQFALTNGDPLNCHSYLSGYISLLLRAEPYPTSRFGSQCMQPNNIMGIENICELAARMLFSAVEWARNIPFFPDLQITDQVALLRLTWSELFVLNAAQCSMPLHVAPLLAAAGLHASPMSADRVVAFMDHIRIFQEQVEKLKALHVDSAEYSCLKAIVLFTSDACGLSDVAHVESLQEKSQCALEEYVRSQYPNQPTRFGKLLLRLPSLRTVSSSVIEQLFFVRLVGKTPIETLIRDMLLSGSSFNWPYMAIQ from the exons ATGGCAATGGTAGTCAGCACGTGGCGCGACCCCCAGGACGAGGTGCCCGGCTCACAGGGCAGCCAGGCCTCGCAGGCGCCGCCCGTGCCCGGCCCGCCGCCCGGCGCCCCGCACACGCCACAGACGCCCGGCCAAGGGGGCCCAGCCAGCACGCCAGCCCAGACGGCAGCCGGTGGCCAGGGCGGCCCTGGCGGCCCGGGTAGCgacaagcagcagcagcagcaacacatCGAGTGCGTGGTGTGCGGGGACAAGTCGAGCGGCAAGCACTACGGCCAGTTCACGTGCGAGGGCTGCAAGAGCTTCTTCAAGCGCAGCGTGCGGAGGAACCTGAGCTACACGTGCCGCGCCAACCGGAACTGTCCCATCGACCAGCACCATCGCAACCAGTGCCAGTACTGCCGCCTCAAAAAGTGCCTCAAAGTGGGCATGAGACGGGAAG CGGTGCAGAGGGGCAGGATGCCGCCGACCCAGCCGACCCACGGGCAGTTCGCGCTGACCAACGGGGACCCCCTCAACTGCCACTCGTACCTGTCCGGATATATTTCCTTGCTGTTGCGCGCCGAGCCCTATCCCACGTCGCGCTTCGGCAGCCAATGCATGCAGCCCAACAACATCATGGGTATCGAGAACATTTGCGAACTGGCCGCCAGGATGCTCTTCAGCGCCGTCGAGTGGGCCCGGAACATCCCCTTCTTCCCCGACCTGCAGATCACGGACCAGGTGGCCCTGCTTCGCCTCACCTGGAGCGAGCTGTTTGTGTTGAATGCGGCGCAGTGCTCCATGCCCCTCCATGTCGCCCCGCTCCTGGCCGCCGCCGGCCTGCATGCTTCGCCCATGTCCGCCGACCGGGTGGTCGCCTTTATGGACCACATACGGATCTTCCAAGAGCAAGTGGAGAAGCTCAAGGCGCTGCACGTTGACTCAGCCGAGTACAGCTGCCTCAAGGCCATAGTCCTGTTCACCTCAG ATGCCTGTGGTCTCTCTGATGTAGCCCATGTGGAAAGCTTGCAGGAAAAGTCTCAGTGTGCTTTGGAAGAATACGTTAGGAGCCAGTACCCCAACCAGCCGACGCGATTCGGAAAGCTTTTGCTTCGCCTCCCTTCCCTCCGCACCGTCTCCTCCTCAGTCATAGAGCAATTGTTTTTCGTCCGTTTGGTAGGTAAAACCCCCATCGAAACCCTCATCCGGGATATGTTACTGTCCGGCAGCAGTTTTAACTGGCCGTATATGgcaattcaataa